A region of Kribbella sp. NBC_01245 DNA encodes the following proteins:
- a CDS encoding branched-chain amino acid ABC transporter substrate-binding protein produces MGTRRYQFVACLVGALALVGAACAPEEQKATEFTPGPLGAVTVEPGAPIKIGLIQAISGDTASLGQDQVRAVEIAIEDKGGNLLEHPVRTQVEDDLCKAEGGTIAGQKLAADPQIAAVVGSSCSGAAVPAMEILSGKGVVMISGSNTSPSLTSDLRGKQGGAFKKGYLRTAHNDIIQGQAAATFAFQKLGAKRAATIHDGDPYTEGLANAFGSSFKELGGTISLATAISKGDTDMRPVLTEVAASKPDVVFFPIFQPEADFIVKQAKGFPLLADTKKLFGADGLLSDTFVVIGQTEGMYFSGPATPTGPTYQELVGKYEKKYGEKPIQAFHAHAYDAVNMIFAAIEKVAVKDTDGTVHIDRQKLIDAMYATKDYQGLTGTLTCDKFGDCADAKIDIVQNSPTQKTIDQVRGNVLFTFVPPETG; encoded by the coding sequence ATGGGTACACGCAGGTATCAGTTCGTGGCCTGTCTCGTCGGTGCGTTGGCGCTGGTCGGCGCCGCTTGCGCTCCTGAGGAACAGAAGGCCACAGAGTTCACGCCGGGCCCGTTGGGCGCCGTCACCGTCGAACCAGGGGCACCGATCAAGATCGGGCTCATCCAAGCGATCAGCGGCGACACCGCGAGCCTGGGGCAGGACCAGGTGCGGGCGGTCGAGATCGCCATCGAAGACAAGGGCGGCAACCTTCTCGAGCACCCGGTCCGAACGCAGGTGGAGGACGACCTGTGCAAGGCCGAGGGCGGGACCATCGCCGGTCAGAAGCTCGCGGCCGATCCCCAGATCGCCGCGGTCGTCGGGAGCAGTTGCTCGGGTGCGGCAGTGCCGGCCATGGAGATTCTGTCGGGCAAGGGCGTCGTGATGATCTCGGGGTCGAACACCTCCCCGAGCTTGACGTCCGACCTGCGGGGCAAGCAGGGCGGTGCCTTCAAGAAGGGTTACCTCCGGACCGCTCACAACGACATCATTCAGGGCCAGGCGGCGGCGACCTTCGCCTTCCAGAAGCTCGGGGCGAAGCGGGCGGCGACGATCCACGATGGTGATCCGTACACCGAGGGGTTGGCCAATGCTTTCGGCTCCTCGTTCAAGGAGTTGGGTGGCACCATCTCGCTGGCCACCGCGATCAGTAAGGGCGACACGGACATGCGGCCTGTGCTGACCGAGGTCGCGGCGAGCAAACCCGATGTGGTGTTCTTCCCGATCTTCCAGCCGGAGGCCGACTTCATCGTCAAGCAGGCGAAGGGGTTCCCGCTGCTGGCCGACACGAAGAAGCTGTTCGGCGCCGACGGTCTGCTTTCGGACACGTTCGTCGTCATCGGCCAGACGGAGGGCATGTACTTCTCCGGACCCGCCACGCCGACCGGGCCGACGTACCAGGAGTTGGTCGGCAAGTACGAGAAGAAGTACGGGGAGAAGCCCATCCAGGCCTTCCACGCGCACGCGTACGACGCCGTCAACATGATCTTCGCCGCGATCGAGAAGGTGGCGGTGAAGGACACTGACGGGACGGTCCACATCGATCGCCAGAAGCTCATCGACGCGATGTACGCGACCAAGGACTACCAAGGGCTGACCGGGACTCTGACGTGCGACAAGTTCGGCGACTGTGCCGACGCGAAGATCGACATCGTCCAGAACTCCCCGACGCAGAAGACGATCGACCAGGTCCGGGGGAACGTGCTGTTCACGTTCGTCCCGCCGGAAACCGGTTGA
- a CDS encoding branched-chain amino acid ABC transporter permease, whose protein sequence is MARTNLVPPGPVIGKRAFQLPVVDGFLWLVRIAAIALILIGATRSIASARLSGQQWRDLVVFGIAQGSVYALVALGYTMVYGVLRFINFAHGEVFMIGAMTGYFVTDGLARTALWEAAPFLSLFIALICCMTVSALVALLLERVAYRPLRGAPRLIPFITAIGASFFLQYTMASLFGTSVKSYPEVEVLTGSFTLLGFRVLRVHLLVIVAALVIMAGLYLYVEKTKAGKAMRAVSEDQETAKLMGINVDRTIARVFGVGGAMAGAAGLLFGLVFQNVFFLSGFLPGIKAFTAAVLGGIGNIPGAAVGGLTLGMVESMGPSLVLVGLGIPAAHQLKDVVAFVTLVLVLIFRPTGILGERVSEDRG, encoded by the coding sequence ATGGCCAGAACCAACCTCGTGCCGCCCGGACCTGTCATCGGCAAGCGGGCATTCCAGCTCCCGGTCGTCGACGGCTTCCTCTGGCTGGTGCGGATCGCAGCGATCGCGCTGATCCTGATCGGCGCCACCCGCAGCATCGCCAGCGCACGCCTGAGTGGTCAGCAGTGGCGCGACCTTGTTGTGTTCGGGATCGCGCAAGGTTCCGTCTACGCGTTGGTTGCCCTCGGCTACACGATGGTCTACGGCGTGCTCCGGTTCATCAACTTCGCCCACGGCGAGGTGTTCATGATCGGCGCGATGACCGGCTACTTCGTTACCGACGGACTCGCGCGAACGGCGCTCTGGGAGGCTGCCCCGTTCCTGTCGCTGTTCATCGCGCTGATCTGTTGTATGACTGTGTCGGCCCTCGTTGCCCTGCTACTCGAGCGCGTCGCCTACCGGCCGCTGCGAGGTGCACCGCGGCTGATCCCTTTCATTACCGCGATCGGCGCGTCGTTCTTCCTGCAGTACACGATGGCGAGTCTGTTCGGCACGTCGGTGAAGTCCTACCCGGAGGTGGAGGTACTGACCGGATCCTTTACGTTGCTCGGTTTCCGGGTCCTCAGGGTTCATCTCCTGGTGATCGTCGCGGCGCTGGTGATCATGGCCGGCTTGTATCTGTACGTCGAGAAGACCAAGGCGGGCAAGGCGATGCGTGCTGTCTCCGAGGACCAGGAGACGGCGAAGCTGATGGGAATCAACGTCGACCGCACCATCGCGAGGGTCTTCGGAGTCGGCGGCGCGATGGCGGGCGCGGCCGGTCTGCTGTTCGGGCTGGTGTTCCAGAACGTGTTCTTCCTCAGTGGGTTCCTGCCAGGCATCAAGGCCTTCACCGCCGCGGTTCTCGGTGGCATCGGCAACATCCCCGGCGCCGCGGTCGGCGGGCTCACCCTTGGCATGGTCGAGTCGATGGGGCCGAGCCTCGTCCTCGTCGGGCTCGGGATCCCCGCGGCCCATCAGCTCAAGGATGTGGTGGCCTTCGTGACGCTGGTTCTGGTACTGATCTTCCGTCCCACCGGCATTCTCGGCGAGCGGGTGAGTGAGGATCGAGGATGA